The Mammaliicoccus sciuri genome window below encodes:
- a CDS encoding ABC transporter ATP-binding protein, producing MLSLFTFGLSYKSKPYYALHDISFEVEEGTSVGIIGLNGSGKSTLSNILGGVVEPSSGTVYTNGKPSLIAIGTGLNPEFTGEENIHYKCLMHGMSQREINEKFDDIVQFSELDEFIYQPLKSYSSGMKSRLGFAIAIHTNPDILIVDEALSVGDETFSNKCIDKMHDLQEQGKTIFFVSHSAGQIKKMCKKAIWIHYGEMVAYGEVNDIVARYVNLIQKVKKKSKQEQLEYKRIKIQQQRNKEVDDSVIQKEKRPTSLLAMIGIMSVAWIYILLFQVGIL from the coding sequence CTGCTATCTTTATTTACTTTTGGATTAAGTTATAAATCTAAACCTTATTATGCTTTACATGATATTTCATTTGAAGTAGAAGAAGGGACGTCTGTAGGCATAATTGGACTGAATGGTTCAGGTAAATCAACTTTATCTAATATTCTAGGTGGTGTTGTTGAACCTTCGTCTGGTACAGTATATACAAATGGTAAGCCGTCGCTAATTGCGATTGGCACAGGGTTAAATCCTGAATTTACAGGTGAAGAAAATATTCATTATAAATGTTTAATGCACGGTATGTCGCAACGAGAAATAAATGAAAAATTTGATGATATTGTTCAGTTTAGTGAACTTGATGAATTTATTTATCAACCTTTAAAATCATATTCTAGTGGTATGAAATCAAGATTAGGCTTTGCAATTGCGATTCATACAAATCCAGATATACTTATTGTCGATGAAGCTTTGTCAGTAGGCGATGAAACCTTTTCGAATAAATGTATAGATAAAATGCATGATTTACAAGAACAAGGAAAAACAATATTTTTTGTATCTCATTCAGCAGGACAAATTAAAAAAATGTGTAAAAAAGCGATTTGGATACATTACGGTGAGATGGTTGCATATGGTGAAGTCAATGATATCGTGGCCAGGTACGTTAATCTCATTCAGAAAGTAAAAAAGAAATCGAAACAAGAACAATTAGAATATAAACGTATTAAAATCCAACAACAACGTAATAAAGAAGTTGATGATTCAGTCATACAAAAAGAAAAAAGACCTACAAGTTTATTAGCGATGATTGGAATCATGAGTGTGGCATGGATATATATACTACTATTCCAAGTAGGGATACTATAA
- a CDS encoding glycosyltransferase family A protein encodes MKYIPYLTMPIDHEELMKLHKVYRWAINVNSVKYSETMFANRIFELQAFGNLILSNYSVGVNNQFPNVFMINHKTDVAPIMNQYQEYEIEDMQAKSIRSVMRNCTTYHRLDEVLSYIGIEPTQKESQILVVVDALTDKMKDILYRQLHVQFDVIEAQDTVEDVSQYNFITYMKDSIEYEEYYLEDLLTAFKYVDVDFVTKDKQHEAHQFIEKAQDKYVTMYHKNIFDHQLNITQSQNGYNLDQSEIYDASLYGQNNRKKKLSVIIPIHNNGTYLEDKCMRSLRRSSIFKDMEIIFVNDGSTDSETISIINRLRRRYPDIVYYAYEEGSGSASRPRNKGAELASTDYITYLDPDNEATGDGYATLLEEIESNKDVDMVVGNIIKEDNKRRALFNYAGTVMKYNDGKLLIEDPKKYMKKCGLRAQSIQALIIKSQIIKDNHIRMIEGAAGQDTLFFQELMIHSKKVQAVTDVIHMYYAAVSGSVTNSISKKLFDKYYTLEIERIPFYEKHGLLTSYLEHRFNFYVKGWYLPRLEKVKPEERKEAVERFLEIYSLYDQYKRPEDHDLNQYVEHLKQEVQQ; translated from the coding sequence ATGAAATATATCCCATACTTAACAATGCCAATTGATCATGAAGAACTTATGAAACTGCATAAAGTATATAGATGGGCAATAAATGTCAATTCAGTAAAATATTCAGAAACGATGTTTGCTAATAGAATATTTGAGTTACAAGCTTTTGGGAATTTAATCTTATCTAACTATTCAGTAGGTGTTAATAATCAGTTTCCAAATGTATTTATGATTAATCATAAAACTGATGTGGCACCAATCATGAATCAATATCAAGAATATGAAATAGAAGATATGCAGGCTAAAAGTATACGTAGTGTGATGAGAAATTGTACAACGTATCATCGCTTAGATGAAGTTCTATCATATATTGGCATTGAACCGACTCAAAAAGAATCACAAATACTCGTAGTTGTTGATGCATTAACCGATAAAATGAAAGATATTCTATATCGACAATTACATGTTCAGTTTGATGTTATAGAAGCTCAAGATACAGTAGAAGATGTATCACAATATAATTTTATAACTTACATGAAAGATTCAATTGAATATGAAGAGTATTATTTAGAAGATTTATTAACAGCATTTAAATATGTAGATGTTGATTTTGTTACGAAAGATAAACAACATGAAGCACATCAATTTATTGAAAAAGCTCAAGATAAATATGTAACAATGTATCATAAAAATATATTCGATCATCAATTGAATATTACACAGTCGCAAAATGGCTATAATTTAGATCAATCAGAAATTTATGACGCATCTTTATATGGTCAAAATAACCGCAAGAAAAAATTAAGTGTTATTATTCCAATTCATAATAATGGTACTTATTTAGAAGACAAGTGTATGAGAAGTTTAAGAAGATCTTCAATATTTAAAGATATGGAAATTATATTCGTAAATGATGGTAGTACGGATTCTGAAACGATATCTATTATTAATCGATTAAGAAGACGATACCCAGATATCGTTTATTATGCATATGAAGAAGGATCAGGTAGTGCTTCAAGACCTAGAAATAAAGGTGCTGAACTTGCCTCTACAGATTATATTACTTATTTAGATCCTGATAACGAAGCGACTGGTGATGGTTATGCAACATTATTAGAAGAAATAGAATCGAATAAAGATGTCGATATGGTTGTCGGTAATATTATTAAAGAAGATAACAAGCGCAGAGCACTGTTTAATTATGCGGGCACAGTGATGAAGTATAACGACGGAAAATTATTAATCGAAGACCCTAAAAAATATATGAAAAAATGTGGTCTCCGTGCTCAAAGTATTCAAGCTTTAATCATTAAATCACAAATTATTAAAGATAATCATATTCGAATGATTGAAGGTGCTGCTGGCCAAGATACGTTATTCTTCCAAGAATTAATGATTCATTCTAAAAAAGTACAAGCTGTAACAGATGTTATTCATATGTATTACGCAGCTGTGTCTGGTTCAGTTACAAATTCAATTTCTAAGAAACTATTTGATAAATATTACACATTAGAAATTGAAAGAATTCCATTTTACGAAAAACATGGATTACTAACATCCTACTTAGAACATAGATTTAATTTTTACGTTAAAGGCTGGTATTTGCCAAGATTAGAAAAAGTAAAACCGGAAGAAAGAAAAGAAGCGGTAGAACGATTTTTAGAAATATATAGTTTGTATGATCAATATAAACGTCCAGAAGACCATGATTTAAATCAATATGTTGAACATTTAAAGCAAGAGGTTCAGCAATAA
- a CDS encoding acyltransferase family protein, which produces MQTNPINLDKKFRPEIEGLRVIAALLVAIYHIWFGKVSGGVDVFFVVSGFLITTSIISKYNKTGSFKFIPYITGLIKRLFPSVITVLLVTVFLSFFLLPESILGKTIKEIFASLFYYQNWQLALSSTDYLNKD; this is translated from the coding sequence ATGCAGACAAATCCTATCAATCTAGACAAAAAATTTAGACCTGAAATTGAAGGGCTAAGAGTTATTGCAGCATTATTAGTTGCAATATATCATATTTGGTTTGGGAAAGTGTCTGGGGGCGTCGATGTATTTTTCGTTGTTTCAGGATTCTTAATTACCACTTCCATTATTTCTAAATACAATAAAACAGGTTCATTTAAATTTATACCTTACATAACAGGATTAATTAAACGATTATTTCCTTCTGTTATAACAGTTTTACTTGTTACGGTTTTCTTAAGCTTTTTCTTATTGCCAGAATCAATACTTGGCAAAACGATAAAAGAAATCTTTGCTTCTTTATTTTATTATCAAAACTGGCAACTCGCTTTATCGAGTACAGATTATTTAAATAAAGATTAA
- a CDS encoding ABC transporter permease — MKILIDILKEQFNNLPKIFKLAIYNMKSQYANHYLGVFWNILQPILQVAVYYLVFGLGLRGDASAQVVGVPFLVHLISGLFPWLFISQGINTGASAIQGNVGLLSKMKFPSSIFISIALTNNMINLMITSAILFVISVINGYVPWWHYFWFIYFLVASYAIIFGISLIMSTLIIVIRDTKNLLQNVIRMLFFMTPIFWAMEEAHGILQRLASLNPFAYLVGVYRTAFVHDNVSVYGQWHDHLYFWLLTIILLLIGSLVHSRFKRKLLDYL, encoded by the coding sequence ATGAAGATACTTATTGATATCTTAAAAGAACAATTTAATAATTTACCTAAAATTTTTAAACTTGCAATTTATAATATGAAAAGTCAATATGCCAATCATTATCTTGGTGTATTTTGGAATATATTACAACCCATCTTACAAGTTGCTGTATATTATCTTGTGTTTGGTTTAGGGTTAAGAGGAGATGCGAGTGCACAAGTAGTAGGCGTACCATTTTTAGTACATCTTATTTCAGGTTTGTTTCCTTGGTTGTTTATATCACAAGGGATCAATACAGGTGCATCTGCTATTCAAGGCAATGTAGGACTCTTATCAAAAATGAAGTTCCCATCTTCAATATTTATTTCTATAGCGTTAACAAATAATATGATTAATTTAATGATTACATCAGCCATTTTATTTGTCATATCTGTCATTAATGGCTATGTACCTTGGTGGCACTACTTTTGGTTTATATACTTTTTAGTCGCATCTTATGCAATTATTTTTGGTATCTCATTAATTATGAGTACATTAATTATTGTTATTCGCGATACTAAAAATTTACTACAAAATGTTATAAGAATGTTATTCTTTATGACACCTATCTTTTGGGCGATGGAAGAAGCACATGGTATTTTACAAAGGTTAGCAAGTCTAAATCCATTTGCATATTTAGTAGGTGTTTATCGTACGGCGTTTGTGCATGATAATGTCTCTGTGTACGGGCAATGGCATGATCATTTATATTTTTGGCTTTTAACAATTATATTATTATTAATAGGTTCATTGGTTCATTCAAGGTTTAAACGGAAATTACTAGACTACTTATAG
- a CDS encoding DUF3880 domain-containing protein has translation MSSNMPTNINQKSNIESTKEALVNFDDKTKVEQLEEVLNIVEQDYMYGLYKLKKVKDHTNHHNYYKKVAEESKLDFLQNHQQHLSKLVNSDTSRVFIKNKYKVGLIADEFLYNSFKDIGNIVYLDSEFTDLSRDMDVVIVATAWRGIDGSWTGLASVNSEKRRMLIEGIQKAKKFNIPIVFYSKEDPVNFHLYKNIATECDIILTSAAEVVEDYKEYCQNDKVHVLQFGINPHYHNPVGTRNPYNKSFKNDVIFAGS, from the coding sequence ATGTCTTCAAATATGCCAACAAATATCAATCAAAAAAGTAATATCGAATCCACTAAAGAGGCGTTAGTTAATTTTGATGATAAAACAAAAGTTGAACAATTAGAAGAAGTGTTAAATATTGTTGAACAAGATTATATGTATGGACTATATAAATTAAAAAAAGTTAAAGATCATACAAATCATCATAATTACTATAAAAAAGTAGCAGAAGAATCCAAATTAGATTTCCTTCAGAATCACCAACAACATTTATCGAAACTTGTGAATTCTGATACATCACGTGTATTTATTAAAAATAAATACAAAGTTGGACTCATTGCTGATGAATTTTTATATAACTCATTTAAAGATATAGGGAATATTGTTTATTTAGATAGTGAATTTACGGATTTAAGTCGAGATATGGATGTTGTAATTGTTGCGACAGCATGGCGAGGTATAGACGGAAGTTGGACAGGGTTAGCTTCAGTAAATAGTGAGAAGCGAAGAATGCTCATAGAAGGCATTCAAAAAGCTAAAAAGTTCAATATACCGATAGTCTTTTATTCTAAAGAAGACCCCGTCAATTTCCATTTATACAAAAATATCGCGACAGAATGCGATATTATTCTGACATCTGCTGCGGAAGTAGTAGAAGATTATAAAGAGTATTGTCAAAATGATAAAGTACATGTACTTCAATTTGGTATTAATCCTCATTATCATAATCCAGTCGGTACGAGAAATCCATATAATAAATCATTTAAAAACGATGTTATTTTTGCAGGAAGTTAG
- a CDS encoding nucleotide sugar dehydrogenase — protein MKLTTIGLGYIGLPTSIMFAKHGVDVVGVDINKEAVDKLNNGQIHIEEPGLQEAYEEVLAKNKFKASMQPEKADAFIIAVPTPNNDDQYESCDISLVMGAVESIVPFLEKGNTVIVESTIAPRTMDDHVKPYLESQGFEIGKDIFLVHCPERVLPGKILHELIHNNRIIGGITPACVEAGKRVYGTFVQGEMIETNAKTAEMSKLMENTYRDLNIALANELAMVCNHLDINVLEVIKMANKHPRVNIHLPGPGVGGHCLAVDPYFIIAKDPETTNLIQEGRRINRSMPQYVINESKKILETLNGHKVVVFGLTYKGDVDDVRESPAFDIYNDLRKENDIQVEAYDPHVELGFVQKDIQKAVKDASLVLILSDHSEFKNLVDQDFEGMKEKVIFDTKNVVQSQFEQVKYYNYGNLYTFGKDIALSFNK, from the coding sequence ATGAAATTAACTACTATTGGTTTAGGATACATTGGATTACCAACATCAATTATGTTTGCGAAACATGGTGTAGATGTTGTAGGTGTAGATATAAATAAAGAAGCAGTAGATAAATTAAATAATGGTCAAATTCATATTGAAGAGCCTGGCTTACAAGAAGCTTATGAAGAAGTGTTAGCTAAAAATAAATTCAAAGCAAGTATGCAACCTGAAAAAGCAGATGCATTTATCATTGCAGTTCCAACTCCAAATAATGATGATCAATATGAATCATGTGATATTTCGTTAGTAATGGGGGCAGTTGAATCTATCGTACCATTTTTAGAAAAAGGTAATACGGTCATTGTAGAATCTACGATAGCACCAAGAACAATGGATGATCATGTTAAACCGTATCTTGAAAGCCAAGGATTTGAAATTGGTAAAGATATATTCTTAGTACATTGCCCTGAAAGAGTATTACCAGGAAAAATATTACATGAACTTATTCATAACAATCGAATAATTGGTGGTATAACGCCAGCATGTGTTGAAGCGGGTAAACGTGTATATGGAACATTTGTACAAGGTGAAATGATTGAAACAAATGCTAAGACAGCAGAAATGAGTAAGTTAATGGAAAATACTTACCGTGACTTGAATATTGCACTAGCAAATGAACTTGCGATGGTATGTAATCATTTAGATATTAACGTATTAGAAGTTATCAAGATGGCGAACAAACATCCACGTGTGAATATTCACTTACCAGGTCCAGGCGTTGGTGGTCACTGTTTAGCAGTTGATCCATACTTTATTATCGCAAAAGATCCAGAAACGACGAATCTCATTCAAGAAGGTAGACGTATTAATCGTTCAATGCCTCAATATGTCATTAATGAGTCTAAGAAAATTTTAGAAACTTTAAATGGTCATAAGGTTGTTGTATTTGGATTAACTTATAAAGGTGATGTAGACGATGTCAGAGAATCACCAGCATTTGATATATATAATGATTTGAGAAAAGAAAATGATATTCAAGTAGAAGCATATGATCCACATGTTGAGCTAGGCTTTGTCCAAAAAGATATTCAAAAAGCCGTTAAAGACGCATCTCTTGTATTAATTTTGAGTGACCATTCAGAATTCAAAAATTTAGTAGATCAAGATTTTGAAGGTATGAAAGAGAAAGTCATTTTCGATACGAAAAATGTTGTTCAATCACAATTTGAACAAGTTAAATATTACAACTACGGTAATTTATATACTTTCGGAAAAGATATTGCACTTTCATTTAATAAGTAA
- a CDS encoding acyltransferase family protein, whose translation MKTPVEHFWAMSIQGQFYIIWFVIFSLIFMLYKKYTNLKIINVINLCLGTLFIVSLSYSIYLAHVNQPWAYFHTFTRVWEFSLGGLLAINLNKIKINRLVASLIGWLGLIGLILTGIIFNVSTMFPGYIALWPMLCAVFILVSGNYETKYGVKKFLGSSIMVKVGGLSFGLYLWHWVILSFYQYHNNERPGIVLGICIILLSWLLSYLMTRYIEKPIRSASSDKIAFKKLGIGLAIQLLAIASLYFVIFNNPFEKEKVALSENYPGAMATEKHVKVKEGVEAIPEFSKIRNESPDSTRDKVHQKIGESKVLVGEYGKKENYDKTIALVGSSHAQHWLGALQKAAEEGNYRVLSMTKSGCVLTTKDSDQDCTEWNKNLIKELDKQDVDLVVTTADSSTDVNGQIDPLQLKQYQNITNTKTPIMAIRDNPRYEFNVPETLDKFGEQETIKKMNAKQRLPKVSKWDQLEQKPANTKYVDYTSYFKENGKFAPVIGNVIVYMDKGHISNSYSKTFGPKIKKDIEQ comes from the coding sequence ATGAAGACGCCAGTTGAACATTTTTGGGCAATGTCGATTCAAGGACAATTCTATATTATATGGTTTGTCATCTTTAGTTTGATTTTTATGTTATATAAAAAATACACCAACCTAAAAATTATTAATGTCATAAATCTTTGTTTAGGTACATTATTTATCGTTTCGTTGTCGTATTCTATTTATTTAGCGCACGTCAATCAACCTTGGGCATATTTCCATACATTTACAAGAGTTTGGGAATTCTCGCTCGGTGGATTATTAGCAATCAACCTTAATAAAATTAAAATTAATCGTCTAGTAGCAAGTTTGATTGGATGGTTAGGCTTAATTGGCTTGATCTTAACGGGTATTATTTTTAATGTATCAACAATGTTTCCTGGATATATTGCACTATGGCCAATGTTATGTGCCGTATTTATACTCGTTTCCGGTAACTATGAAACTAAATATGGAGTTAAAAAATTCTTAGGATCATCCATTATGGTGAAGGTTGGTGGATTGTCATTTGGCTTATATTTATGGCATTGGGTGATTTTATCATTTTATCAATACCATAATAATGAACGACCTGGAATTGTATTAGGTATTTGTATAATTTTACTATCATGGTTATTATCATATTTAATGACACGTTATATTGAAAAACCAATTAGGTCAGCATCTTCTGATAAAATTGCATTCAAAAAATTAGGAATCGGATTAGCAATACAGTTATTGGCAATCGCCTCTTTATATTTCGTTATCTTTAATAATCCTTTTGAAAAAGAAAAGGTAGCATTGAGTGAAAATTATCCTGGTGCAATGGCTACAGAAAAGCATGTAAAAGTTAAAGAAGGTGTAGAAGCAATTCCAGAGTTTTCAAAAATCAGGAACGAATCACCAGATTCTACAAGAGACAAAGTTCATCAAAAAATAGGTGAATCAAAAGTTCTAGTAGGAGAGTACGGTAAAAAAGAAAACTATGATAAGACAATCGCTTTAGTAGGGAGTTCTCATGCACAACATTGGTTAGGCGCACTTCAAAAAGCAGCTGAAGAAGGCAATTATAGAGTATTAAGCATGACGAAAAGTGGCTGTGTATTAACAACGAAAGACAGTGACCAAGATTGTACGGAGTGGAATAAAAATTTAATTAAAGAACTTGATAAGCAAGACGTCGATTTAGTTGTTACAACTGCAGATTCAAGTACAGATGTAAATGGACAAATCGATCCATTACAATTAAAACAATATCAAAACATTACAAATACAAAAACACCGATTATGGCAATAAGAGATAATCCGAGATATGAGTTTAATGTTCCAGAAACGTTAGATAAATTTGGAGAACAAGAGACGATTAAGAAGATGAATGCTAAACAACGTTTACCAAAAGTTTCTAAATGGGACCAACTTGAACAAAAGCCTGCAAATACAAAATATGTAGACTATACATCGTATTTCAAAGAAAATGGAAAGTTTGCACCTGTAATAGGTAACGTCATTGTATATATGGATAAAGGACATATATCAAATAGTTACTCTAAAACGTTTGGTCCTAAAATAAAGAAAGATATCGAACAATAA
- a CDS encoding glycosyltransferase family 4 protein, producing the protein MTKKLLMISQNFYPELGSAANRMKMMFKAFRSSGSDPTMLTTEPTYPNQSLFEDQSYFTDASLNKLEKKKIIRMKMHGNKQNSNFIMRLVYYIEQYVRLRVFLKMHNDDYDIVYVSSPNIFLAWATLFFKSAKHPTYVLEIRDLWPDSVNGLKHINISLFMPLLKFLEKKMYNSADKIVINNEAFRSHIQKRLQRKVPIFYLPNGISRNELITEEKYNDFSVIYTGNIGYAQDVDKLISIYLALNGKQINVTAIVYGVQADKFRKTVRDCKYIQVKKPMDRTSCLTEISKHHISLSILESSDVFMNVMPGKIVDAIGVGTPPISNISGPTEAIIQKYNLGFARRQASIDTIVNEIESLKYDEQALSIKAKNAREYRDEHLIWEDNIEKLMTFLRKGDRDDKNL; encoded by the coding sequence ATGACAAAGAAATTATTAATGATTTCACAAAACTTTTATCCAGAACTTGGTTCTGCCGCAAATCGAATGAAAATGATGTTCAAAGCTTTTCGTTCAAGTGGTTCAGACCCAACAATGTTAACAACCGAGCCAACATATCCTAACCAAAGTTTATTTGAAGATCAATCTTATTTTACAGATGCATCTTTAAATAAATTAGAAAAGAAGAAAATTATTCGAATGAAGATGCATGGCAATAAGCAAAATAGTAATTTTATCATGAGGTTAGTCTATTATATAGAACAATATGTTAGATTAAGAGTCTTCTTGAAAATGCACAATGACGATTATGATATTGTATATGTTTCTAGTCCTAATATATTTTTAGCTTGGGCGACGTTATTTTTTAAAAGTGCGAAACATCCGACATATGTGTTAGAAATTAGAGATTTATGGCCAGACAGTGTAAATGGATTAAAGCATATTAACATAAGTTTATTTATGCCACTATTAAAATTTTTAGAGAAGAAAATGTATAATTCTGCAGATAAAATTGTCATTAATAATGAAGCATTTAGGTCACATATTCAGAAGCGATTACAGCGAAAAGTGCCCATATTTTATTTACCAAATGGCATTTCAAGAAATGAACTGATAACTGAAGAAAAATATAATGATTTTAGTGTTATTTATACAGGAAATATTGGATATGCCCAAGATGTAGATAAACTTATTTCAATATACTTAGCTTTAAATGGTAAACAAATCAATGTTACAGCGATTGTTTACGGTGTCCAAGCTGACAAGTTTAGAAAAACTGTGAGAGATTGTAAGTATATTCAAGTGAAAAAGCCGATGGATCGGACATCTTGTTTAACTGAAATATCCAAACATCATATTTCACTTTCCATTTTAGAATCTTCAGATGTGTTTATGAATGTGATGCCTGGAAAAATTGTAGACGCAATTGGGGTTGGAACACCTCCTATATCTAATATTAGTGGTCCAACTGAAGCCATAATTCAAAAATACAATCTAGGATTTGCAAGAAGACAAGCTTCAATAGATACAATCGTAAACGAAATTGAATCATTAAAATATGACGAACAAGCATTATCCATTAAAGCCAAGAATGCACGTGAATATCGTGATGAACACCTCATTTGGGAAGATAATATTGAAAAGCTTATGACATTTTTAAGAAAAGGTGATAGAGATGACAAAAACTTATAA
- a CDS encoding glycosyltransferase, producing the protein MKSFTFLVHNIYHMGGTTKSISNLANKLSEKGHSVKILSVFKASDAPYFKLHENIEIQPIIEYNKTIKGLKNIFVNRINKYTPFLSPKIIHPSEPGLHQFSSHIEQHIVKAIQNVNTDIIVGTRASYNILVSKYASQLVFKIGMEHMYLHAHDEQYQKDILKSYEQLDLVTTLTKEDQQDYQQGLTYTKVIIVPNILKETQYNVDKHNTIVAAGRFEREKGFDLLLDSINLIQDTMRKYQFQLDLYGDGQEKEQYHQLINQYNIQDIVKLKPTTNSLSQVLAESKITAVPSRVEGFGLVILEAMYQRNIVISYKGCYGPEFLIENQKNGYLVDYQDAKEYGKQLAYVIENYDHHDVQNVIQKGLERSNDFDDDVIYEQFMKDLNKHFK; encoded by the coding sequence ATGAAATCTTTTACATTTTTAGTTCACAATATTTATCATATGGGTGGGACGACGAAATCGATTTCTAATTTGGCAAATAAATTAAGTGAAAAGGGTCACTCTGTTAAAATATTGTCAGTATTTAAAGCGAGCGATGCACCTTATTTTAAGTTGCATGAAAATATAGAAATTCAACCCATTATTGAATATAACAAAACCATCAAAGGTTTGAAAAATATATTTGTAAATAGAATCAATAAGTACACTCCTTTTTTGAGTCCTAAAATTATTCATCCGTCTGAACCTGGACTTCATCAATTTTCAAGTCATATTGAGCAACATATTGTTAAAGCCATTCAGAATGTGAATACAGATATTATTGTAGGTACACGCGCAAGTTATAATATACTTGTTAGCAAATATGCTAGTCAGTTGGTATTTAAAATTGGTATGGAACATATGTATTTACATGCACATGATGAGCAATATCAAAAAGATATACTTAAAAGTTATGAACAACTTGATTTAGTTACGACATTAACTAAAGAGGACCAACAAGATTATCAACAAGGTTTAACATACACTAAAGTAATCATTGTTCCAAATATACTAAAAGAAACTCAATATAACGTAGATAAGCACAATACAATTGTTGCTGCAGGTAGATTTGAGCGTGAAAAAGGGTTTGATTTGTTACTGGATAGTATCAATTTAATTCAAGATACAATGCGAAAATATCAATTTCAATTAGATCTATATGGTGATGGACAAGAAAAAGAACAATATCATCAATTAATTAATCAATATAATATTCAAGATATTGTGAAGCTTAAGCCTACTACTAACTCATTATCACAAGTATTAGCTGAAAGTAAAATTACGGCTGTTCCATCGAGAGTTGAAGGTTTTGGACTTGTAATATTAGAGGCCATGTATCAACGAAATATTGTTATTAGTTATAAGGGCTGTTATGGTCCAGAATTTTTAATTGAAAATCAAAAAAATGGTTATTTAGTAGACTATCAAGATGCTAAAGAATATGGAAAGCAACTTGCATATGTCATTGAAAATTATGATCATCATGATGTTCAAAATGTCATTCAAAAAGGTCTAGAAAGAAGTAACGATTTCGATGATGATGTCATTTATGAGCAATTCATGAAAGATTTAAACAAGCACTTTAAATAA